The Paenibacillus macerans genome includes a window with the following:
- a CDS encoding IS3 family transposase (programmed frameshift) has protein sequence MTKKYDKEFKLQTIQMIQEEGKAVAQVARELGISDNTLYRWMAEYKKDGAQAFPGSGQLKADDKAMRDLQKRLRDLEEENDILKKGDALLRQRPALIYAFIHDHRFKCRVSKMCEAFEVSRSGYYKWTQRKASKREKRRRKLERRIRRIFLESRRLYGSPKVAKELHKQGIRVSEKTVARIMKELGLRSRTVKKYKATTNSKHNLPVQENVLNREFNPSAPNKAWVADITYIPTDEGWLYLASIMDLYSRKIVGFHMDERMTKELVLTALDRAHSQQRPCEEVLHHSDRGSQYASHDYQARLRTYKMKGSMSRKGNCYDNACIESFHSVLKKELVYLEKFKTRKQAKKRIFEYITCFYNGKRIHSAIGYSTPNECERMYRSAA, from the exons ATGACGAAAAAATACGATAAAGAATTTAAACTGCAAACGATTCAGATGATCCAGGAAGAAGGGAAAGCGGTGGCGCAGGTCGCCCGCGAACTGGGGATCAGCGACAACACCCTGTATCGTTGGATGGCGGAATACAAGAAAGACGGCGCACAGGCCTTTCCAGGCAGTGGGCAACTGAAAGCCGACGATAAAGCAATGAGAGATCTTCAGAAACGCCTTCGTGATCTGGAAGAGGAGAACGACATCTTAAAAAAGG GCGATGCACTACTTCGCCAAAGACCGGCGCTGATCTATGCCTTCATCCACGATCATCGCTTCAAGTGCCGAGTCTCGAAGATGTGCGAAGCCTTTGAAGTATCCCGAAGCGGCTATTACAAATGGACCCAGCGAAAAGCCAGCAAACGTGAAAAGCGACGTCGCAAGCTGGAGCGGCGGATCCGTCGTATCTTTCTAGAATCCCGTCGATTATATGGAAGCCCCAAAGTAGCAAAAGAACTGCACAAGCAGGGCATACGAGTGTCCGAGAAAACAGTCGCTCGGATCATGAAGGAGCTGGGTTTACGTTCTCGCACGGTGAAGAAATACAAGGCCACAACCAACTCGAAGCACAACCTGCCTGTCCAAGAGAACGTGTTGAACCGCGAGTTTAATCCGTCCGCTCCAAACAAGGCCTGGGTGGCTGATATTACGTATATCCCGACCGATGAGGGTTGGCTATACCTGGCAAGCATCATGGACCTGTACAGTCGTAAAATCGTTGGATTTCACATGGATGAGCGAATGACGAAAGAACTCGTGTTAACGGCGCTGGACCGCGCCCACAGCCAGCAGCGACCGTGCGAAGAGGTTCTGCATCATTCGGATCGCGGCAGCCAGTACGCTTCTCATGACTACCAGGCGCGGCTGCGCACCTACAAGATGAAAGGCAGTATGAGCCGCAAAGGGAACTGCTACGATAATGCGTGTATTGAATCGTTCCACAGTGTGCTTAAGAAAGAACTTGTCTACTTGGAGAAGTTCAAAACACGCAAGCAAGCCAAGAAACGCATTTTTGAATATATTACCTGCTTCTACAATGGAAAACGAATCCATTCCGCGATTGGGTATTCTACGCCCAATGAGTGCGAACGTATGTACCGATCTGCCGCATAA
- a CDS encoding Mov34/MPN/PAD-1 family protein → MFTQEVMGIMHSYRQISKGLPESGGILLGRIYTDNRIIIDQISVPGKGDKSGRFFFERDVKRAQEIASGAWEKSDGEVRYLGEWHTHPEAIPKPSPTDRKLIIGMIQDSILDQEFLFLVIVGIQENYVGVSYKGKRYVNQLAFCSD, encoded by the coding sequence ATGTTTACACAAGAAGTTATGGGGATTATGCATTCTTATCGACAAATAAGTAAAGGACTGCCCGAGTCAGGTGGAATTTTGTTAGGGCGGATTTACACGGACAATCGTATAATCATCGATCAGATCTCTGTACCCGGGAAAGGAGACAAGTCCGGTCGTTTTTTCTTTGAAAGGGATGTTAAACGTGCGCAAGAAATTGCAAGCGGCGCATGGGAAAAATCTGACGGAGAAGTTCGTTACCTTGGAGAGTGGCACACACATCCTGAAGCGATTCCTAAACCGTCTCCCACAGATCGAAAATTGATTATTGGAATGATACAAGACTCCATTTTGGATCAAGAGTTTTTATTTTTGGTGATTGTTGGCATTCAGGAAAACTATGTTGGTGTAAGCTATAAGGGCAAAAGATATGTTAATCAATTAGCATTTTGCTCAGATTGA
- a CDS encoding phosphoenolpyruvate hydrolase family protein, with translation MQISRQEILKRLNAQIKVNGHIIGVAAGSGMTTKYSVLGGADIILALSAGRFRQMGRASLGCYLCYSNSNEIVMDFASRELMPLLQDTPILFGLNATDPCLSLPEFILHIKKSGFDGINNWPTVGLIDGKFREALEEEGISYRQEIEAIRIAHEQGLFTLAFVFDAWQAEQMLKAGADIICAHLGLTTGGVLGAKKVQSLDRGRRFAQQIFDTCNQIRPGAIKMVYGGPIKSSIDARYFYDNSACQGFVGGSSFERIPAEKAILNTTKSFKISQSAEEENSLMKVLNGQAQDYDYVEFIKEHIINHYDEPIYLSELALAAHVSPSYLSAKFKRIVGCSFTEYLIRFRMNKAGDFLRETSHARWEGSGAGWLWRLYPIH, from the coding sequence ATGCAAATATCAAGACAGGAAATACTCAAAAGGCTGAATGCGCAAATCAAAGTCAATGGACATATTATAGGTGTCGCTGCCGGCAGCGGCATGACGACCAAATACAGCGTTTTGGGCGGGGCGGATATTATTCTGGCTCTCAGTGCCGGACGCTTTCGGCAGATGGGACGGGCGTCTTTGGGATGTTATCTTTGTTATTCCAACAGCAATGAAATCGTTATGGATTTTGCCTCGCGCGAGTTGATGCCTCTTCTGCAGGATACCCCGATTTTATTTGGACTGAACGCTACGGACCCTTGCCTTTCCCTTCCAGAGTTCATTTTGCATATCAAAAAATCCGGCTTTGACGGGATCAATAATTGGCCCACCGTCGGACTCATTGACGGAAAGTTTCGCGAGGCGCTGGAGGAAGAGGGGATTTCGTATCGCCAGGAAATCGAGGCGATCCGCATAGCCCATGAGCAGGGGCTGTTTACCCTGGCCTTCGTCTTTGATGCCTGGCAGGCGGAACAGATGTTAAAGGCCGGAGCAGACATTATCTGCGCTCATTTGGGACTGACGACCGGCGGCGTTTTGGGCGCGAAGAAAGTGCAGTCCTTGGACAGAGGGCGGAGGTTTGCTCAGCAGATTTTTGATACTTGCAATCAGATTCGTCCTGGGGCGATTAAAATGGTCTACGGCGGCCCGATCAAATCTTCCATCGATGCCCGGTACTTCTACGACAACTCTGCTTGCCAGGGCTTTGTGGGCGGCTCTTCCTTCGAACGGATTCCGGCGGAAAAGGCCATTTTGAACACGACCAAATCCTTTAAAATCTCCCAAAGCGCCGAGGAAGAGAACAGCCTCATGAAGGTGCTGAATGGACAAGCCCAAGACTACGACTATGTGGAGTTTATCAAAGAACATATCATCAACCACTATGATGAGCCCATATACCTCAGCGAGCTAGCCTTGGCGGCTCATGTGTCGCCCTCCTATTTGAGTGCCAAATTCAAACGGATCGTCGGTTGCAGCTTTACGGAATATTTAATCCGTTTCCGGATGAACAAGGCGGGGGACTTCCTAAGGGAGACCAGCCATGCCCGTTGGGAAGGTAGCGGAGCTGGTTGGCTATGGAGATTATATCCAATTCACTAA
- a CDS encoding helix-turn-helix domain-containing protein: MPVGKVAELVGYGDYIQFTKIFKKYKGTTPTGYRKSGTSQEIRPTERNLT, encoded by the coding sequence ATGCCCGTTGGGAAGGTAGCGGAGCTGGTTGGCTATGGAGATTATATCCAATTCACTAAAATTTTCAAGAAATATAAAGGCACGACGCCTACCGGTTATCGAAAAAGCGGAACCTCGCAAGAAATACGGCCGACGGAGCGAAATCTAACATAA
- a CDS encoding Tm-1-like ATP-binding domain-containing protein yields the protein MKTVAIAGTFDSKGKEFLYLKELFEEIGLNTLTLHTGTFESYFVPDVSNEEIAAEVGENLRELVGQKDRARATAAMAKGTEKIVPRLYQEGKFQGIISLGGSGGTSVITPAMRALPIGVPKIVVSTMASGNTEQYVGTSDVILIPSIVDVAGLNSISTKIFSNAVFAMAGMLEHEVTKVEKKPLVAATMFGVTTPCVETAKAYLEEQGYEVLVFHATGTGGRTMEGLVRSGYFQGVLDLTTTEWCDELFGGVLNAGPNRSEAAGLCGVPQVVSVGACDMVNFGPIDTVPERYKHRNLVQA from the coding sequence ATGAAAACCGTAGCCATCGCGGGGACCTTCGACAGCAAGGGGAAGGAATTCCTTTACTTGAAAGAGCTGTTTGAGGAAATCGGCCTTAACACCTTGACCTTGCATACGGGAACCTTTGAATCCTACTTTGTTCCCGATGTCTCCAACGAAGAAATTGCTGCCGAGGTCGGCGAAAATCTTCGGGAACTGGTAGGCCAAAAAGACCGGGCTCGTGCCACAGCAGCTATGGCAAAGGGTACCGAAAAGATCGTTCCCCGGCTTTATCAGGAAGGCAAATTCCAAGGCATCATTTCCTTGGGCGGCTCGGGCGGCACCTCGGTTATCACACCAGCGATGCGGGCTCTGCCCATCGGCGTACCGAAAATTGTGGTTTCTACCATGGCTTCCGGGAATACCGAACAGTATGTAGGCACAAGCGATGTGATTTTGATTCCTTCGATTGTGGATGTGGCTGGACTCAACTCTATTTCCACCAAGATTTTCAGCAATGCGGTCTTTGCCATGGCGGGTATGCTGGAGCATGAAGTTACGAAAGTTGAGAAAAAACCATTGGTTGCCGCCACTATGTTTGGGGTCACGACACCCTGCGTAGAAACAGCGAAGGCCTATTTGGAGGAGCAGGGTTATGAAGTGCTGGTCTTCCATGCAACCGGTACCGGTGGCCGTACGATGGAGGGTTTGGTGCGAAGCGGTTATTTCCAAGGCGTACTGGATTTGACGACGACCGAATGGTGTGACGAGCTGTTTGGCGGCGTGCTGAATGCCGGGCCTAATCGCAGCGAAGCCGCCGGACTTTGCGGTGTACCGCAAGTAGTTTCTGTGGGAGCTTGCGATATGGTTAACTTTGGCCCCATTGACACCGTGCCCGAGCGTTACAAACATCGCAACCTTGTACAAGCATAA
- a CDS encoding Tm-1-like ATP-binding domain-containing protein, whose product MYKHNPSVTLMRTTAQENRAVGEKLAEKLNLASGESVLIMPLKGVSMIDAEGQPFHGPEEDLALFDALRANLDRSKVELYELDAHINDDSFALNAAKKLIAMMEGKA is encoded by the coding sequence TTGTACAAGCATAATCCATCGGTCACCCTGATGCGCACCACCGCCCAGGAAAACAGAGCCGTTGGCGAGAAATTGGCGGAGAAGCTGAATTTAGCCAGTGGTGAAAGCGTTTTAATTATGCCGCTGAAGGGCGTCTCCATGATTGACGCCGAGGGTCAGCCCTTCCATGGGCCTGAGGAGGACCTGGCTTTGTTTGATGCTTTAAGAGCCAACCTGGATCGCAGCAAGGTGGAGCTTTACGAATTGGATGCGCATATCAACGATGACTCGTTCGCGCTTAACGCCGCCAAAAAACTCATTGCCATGATGGAGGGCAAAGCTTAA
- a CDS encoding phosphoenolpyruvate hydrolase family protein, translating to MNTMTRSEILAKFKAEVAGGKILLGVGAGTGITAKSSEAGGADMLIIYNSGRYRMAGRGSLAGLLAYGDANAIVVEMASEVLPVVKNIPVLAGVCGTDPFRVMDIYLKQLKDMGFNGVQNFPTVGLIDGVFRQNLEETDMGYDLEVEMIRKAHQLDMLTCPYVFDPDQAKAMAEAGADILVAHMGLTTKGTIGAKTALTLDDCVVKIKNIIAAGRAVRPDIMVICHGGPIAEPTDAAYIMQNIPDIDGFFGASSIERFAAEKGIREQSAAFKAISK from the coding sequence ATGAATACGATGACCAGAAGTGAAATCCTTGCCAAATTTAAAGCGGAAGTTGCCGGCGGAAAAATCCTCTTGGGCGTAGGCGCCGGCACCGGCATTACCGCGAAGAGCAGCGAAGCGGGGGGCGCGGATATGCTGATTATTTATAACTCCGGCCGTTACCGGATGGCCGGCAGAGGTTCTTTAGCCGGGCTTCTCGCCTATGGCGATGCCAATGCGATCGTGGTCGAAATGGCTTCCGAGGTGCTGCCTGTTGTAAAGAATATCCCGGTGCTGGCTGGCGTTTGCGGTACCGACCCGTTCCGCGTCATGGACATTTACTTAAAGCAATTGAAGGATATGGGCTTTAACGGCGTGCAAAACTTTCCGACGGTGGGCCTCATCGACGGTGTGTTCCGGCAGAACCTGGAAGAAACCGATATGGGGTATGACTTAGAGGTGGAAATGATCCGCAAAGCGCATCAACTGGACATGCTGACTTGCCCTTATGTATTTGATCCAGATCAGGCCAAGGCGATGGCAGAAGCCGGTGCGGATATTTTGGTGGCTCATATGGGTCTTACCACGAAGGGCACGATCGGCGCGAAGACAGCGCTCACCTTGGATGACTGCGTTGTGAAAATTAAGAATATCATTGCCGCAGGGCGTGCCGTCCGGCCGGACATCATGGTCATTTGTCATGGCGGCCCAATCGCCGAGCCGACGGATGCCGCTTATATCATGCAAAATATCCCCGACATCGACGGCTTCTTCGGAGCTTCCAGCATCGAGCGTTTTGCCGCAGAGAAGGGCATCCGGGAGCAGTCGGCCGCGTTTAAGGCTATTTCGAAATAA
- a CDS encoding YitT family protein, with protein sequence MKAGNIIISFIGCFIMGLGVNAGYVPAHLFSTGFPGIGILTLYTLNWSPGIVVFALNIPLLLLAWRRIGRSFVIQTVLVAGALSAFLDLLDPIRNWVHPPLWLGILIGGACLGLGSGIVFSQGLTSGGVGLLGRLIQLHFPNLKMGTIHIAFDFVVLILGAIIMDIKTAFFTFLASLIMGRTMDFTKSVPNLFARFRRT encoded by the coding sequence TTGAAAGCGGGCAATATCATTATTTCGTTCATTGGGTGTTTTATTATGGGGTTAGGCGTAAACGCAGGATATGTTCCCGCTCACTTATTCAGTACAGGATTCCCGGGAATCGGGATTCTCACGCTCTATACTTTAAATTGGAGTCCGGGGATCGTCGTGTTTGCTCTTAATATTCCTTTGCTATTGCTGGCTTGGAGACGGATTGGCCGCTCTTTCGTGATCCAGACCGTGCTTGTTGCAGGGGCTTTGTCCGCCTTCCTTGACCTGCTCGATCCGATCCGAAATTGGGTCCACCCTCCTCTATGGTTAGGCATTCTGATTGGCGGGGCATGCTTGGGATTAGGGTCGGGAATCGTTTTTAGCCAAGGGTTGACCAGCGGTGGGGTTGGCCTGTTAGGGCGATTAATTCAGCTTCATTTTCCTAATCTTAAGATGGGCACGATTCATATTGCCTTTGATTTTGTTGTACTTATACTTGGCGCTATCATCATGGATATCAAGACGGCATTTTTCACATTTCTGGCATCCCTCATTATGGGACGTACGATGGACTTTACAAAATCGGTGCCTAATCTTTTTGCAAGATTCCGCCGCACATAA
- a CDS encoding PRD domain-containing protein: MIKIKKVLNSSVVLVEDEQNKEYIMFGKGIGYGQKAGNTVEEHQADQIFMPIENVKVKEYLGVLDAIPPVYVELTGQIVAYAEKKLQTKLNTGIYFTLMDHLHFAVERLSKNIAIANKVFWEIKNYYAEEFAIGLFSLELIKEKLHVDMPKEEAANIAFHLINAQSGEKESKDGMKMAKMIGSIVNLVRYSMNIDMDTENVHYTRFVTHVKFFVERFYTDKMLENTDNILFEQIASLYPQAMDGAFKIKEYIHQVYGKTIPNEELTYLAVHIHRLISYNQLA, from the coding sequence GTGATCAAAATCAAAAAAGTGTTGAATTCCAGCGTAGTTTTGGTGGAGGATGAGCAGAACAAGGAGTACATTATGTTTGGCAAAGGCATCGGCTACGGTCAAAAAGCGGGCAATACCGTCGAGGAGCACCAAGCCGACCAAATCTTCATGCCCATCGAAAATGTCAAAGTCAAAGAGTATCTTGGCGTATTGGACGCCATTCCTCCGGTATACGTGGAACTGACCGGGCAGATTGTGGCTTACGCGGAAAAGAAGCTGCAAACCAAGCTCAACACGGGGATCTATTTTACCCTTATGGACCATTTGCATTTTGCGGTGGAACGGTTGTCTAAAAATATCGCGATTGCCAACAAAGTGTTTTGGGAGATTAAAAATTACTATGCCGAGGAATTTGCGATCGGCCTGTTCTCCTTAGAGCTGATCAAAGAAAAGCTGCACGTCGATATGCCCAAGGAGGAAGCGGCCAACATCGCTTTTCATTTGATCAATGCCCAAAGCGGGGAGAAGGAATCCAAGGACGGCATGAAGATGGCCAAAATGATCGGCAGCATCGTCAACCTGGTGAGATATTCGATGAATATTGATATGGATACGGAAAACGTTCATTATACCCGTTTTGTAACCCATGTGAAGTTTTTTGTGGAGCGGTTTTACACGGATAAGATGCTGGAGAATACGGACAACATCCTGTTTGAGCAAATCGCCAGCCTGTATCCGCAGGCGATGGACGGGGCGTTCAAGATCAAAGAATATATTCACCAGGTGTACGGAAAAACCATTCCAAACGAGGAGCTCACCTATCTGGCCGTGCATATTCACAGGCTGATCTCCTATAACCAGTTGGCTTAA
- a CDS encoding glycoside hydrolase family 1 protein: protein MSKGFPKNFLWGGAIAANQAEGAWNVDGKGPSVADIAMYRPHLNVEDYEAHQVVTTEMIERAMQDPDVKKYPKRRGIDFYHRYKEDLALFAEMGFKALRVSIAWSRIFPTGEESEPNELGLKFYDGLFTEMKRLGIEPIVTLSHYEMPLALSVKYNGWVERKVIDYFVKFSNVCFSRYKDLVKYWLTFNEIDSIIRHPFTTAGIVPERCPEGKVEETIYQALHHQFVASALVTADCHRIIPGSQVGCMLTMLTTYPNTCHPKDVEITLMRNLHTYFYADVQVFGEYPPLIETMLEQKNIHLQMEPGDKEILRKHTVDFVSFSYYMSLTESAKEGLERTSGNTITGVKNPYLPVTDWGWQIDPVGLKISLIELYDRYRKPLLIVENGMGAVDRVESDGSIHDDYRINYFREHFKQMKEAVEAGVDLFGYTSWGPIDIISASTSQMSKRYGFIYVDQDDEGNGTLQRRRKDSFYWYKKVIESNGEDLD, encoded by the coding sequence ATGAGCAAAGGATTTCCGAAGAACTTTTTATGGGGAGGCGCCATTGCCGCCAATCAGGCGGAAGGCGCTTGGAACGTGGATGGGAAAGGTCCGTCCGTAGCTGACATAGCCATGTACAGACCCCATTTAAATGTCGAGGATTACGAAGCGCACCAGGTCGTTACCACCGAAATGATCGAACGGGCGATGCAGGATCCGGACGTCAAAAAATATCCGAAACGCAGAGGGATCGATTTTTATCATCGGTATAAGGAGGATTTGGCCCTGTTTGCCGAAATGGGCTTCAAGGCGCTGCGCGTTTCGATCGCCTGGAGCCGGATTTTTCCGACCGGTGAAGAGAGCGAGCCCAATGAATTGGGGCTGAAGTTTTATGACGGTTTGTTCACCGAAATGAAACGGCTCGGCATCGAACCGATCGTCACGCTTTCCCACTATGAAATGCCCCTTGCTTTAAGCGTCAAATACAACGGCTGGGTGGAAAGAAAGGTCATTGATTATTTCGTGAAATTCAGCAATGTCTGCTTCTCGCGTTATAAGGACCTGGTGAAATATTGGCTGACCTTCAACGAAATCGACAGCATCATCCGCCATCCTTTCACGACCGCGGGCATTGTCCCGGAGCGTTGTCCGGAGGGCAAGGTGGAGGAAACCATTTATCAGGCGCTGCATCACCAGTTTGTTGCCTCGGCGCTGGTGACGGCGGATTGCCACCGCATCATTCCGGGCAGCCAGGTAGGCTGCATGCTGACGATGCTGACGACCTATCCGAATACTTGCCACCCCAAAGATGTGGAAATTACGCTGATGAGGAATCTGCACACTTATTTTTACGCGGATGTGCAGGTATTTGGAGAATACCCGCCCCTGATCGAAACCATGCTCGAGCAGAAAAATATTCATCTGCAAATGGAACCGGGGGATAAGGAGATTTTGCGGAAGCACACGGTCGATTTTGTTTCGTTCAGCTACTATATGTCATTAACCGAGTCCGCCAAAGAAGGACTTGAGCGGACGTCCGGCAATACGATCACAGGGGTGAAAAATCCTTATTTGCCCGTAACGGATTGGGGATGGCAGATCGACCCGGTGGGCCTGAAAATTTCCTTGATCGAGTTGTACGACCGCTACAGAAAACCGCTGCTCATTGTGGAAAACGGCATGGGCGCCGTGGACCGGGTGGAAAGCGACGGTTCTATCCACGATGACTACCGGATCAATTATTTTAGGGAACACTTTAAACAAATGAAGGAAGCGGTGGAAGCCGGCGTTGACCTGTTTGGTTACACAAGCTGGGGACCGATTGATATCATCAGCGCTTCCACGTCCCAGATGTCCAAAAGATACGGCTTTATTTACGTCGATCAGGATGACGAAGGAAACGGCACGTTGCAGCGCAGACGCAAGGATTCTTTTTACTGGTATAAAAAAGTGATTGAAAGCAATGGCGAAGATTTGGATTAG
- a CDS encoding beta-glucoside-specific PTS transporter subunit IIABC — protein sequence MDYKQTAAEVLKYVGGKENIAHFEHCSTRLRFSLIDNAKADVKRLESIPGVIAVKMTGQCQVVIGNEVVEVYDAVNQLLGGSPNPDSESAEASAAKPKEKRKLGSVILDFIVGVFQPLIPAIAGAGMLKSLLLLLGLMNVLDPDGHTYKILVQIGDAALYFLPLLVAVTTANKLKVNTLVALAAVGALLLPNMTAMLGEGAQLFGLQIKSIAYAYQVFPAILTVLLYAQMEKWFTRITPKVIRIFFVPMMSLLITVPVSLLVLGPLGYTLGEGFSAIILTLFDKVGWIAVALLAAVLPLMVSVGMHKALIPYALSAMGSTGKELLYMPASLAHNIAESGACFAVAVRTKDKALRATAISAGISALFGITEPALYGVTLQNKKVLGSVMFSSLIGGAFTGIVGLQAYVLVGPGLASLSMFISEDLPRNIINAVIALVISFVVAFVSAFILGKDHKAKAEERQAVNQLTMAKEFKSPVIGDMIPLSEVKDEVFSSKAMGEGVAVIPAKGELYAPVDGKIEVIYSRNHAMAMRTANGIELLFHVGIDTVRLRGKYFEPQVQAGDEVKAGDLLLKFDLEKIIEEGYDPVTIAIVTNKDKYAVEVADLKQVNRQDTLMVVTALEN from the coding sequence ATGGATTACAAACAGACCGCCGCGGAAGTTCTGAAATATGTGGGCGGCAAGGAAAACATCGCCCATTTTGAACACTGCTCGACAAGACTGCGTTTTTCCTTGATCGACAACGCTAAAGCCGATGTCAAACGGCTCGAAAGCATTCCCGGCGTGATCGCCGTAAAAATGACCGGCCAGTGCCAGGTCGTGATTGGGAATGAAGTGGTTGAAGTTTATGATGCGGTCAATCAGTTGTTGGGGGGGTCGCCGAATCCTGACTCGGAATCCGCTGAGGCATCCGCCGCTAAACCGAAAGAAAAGAGAAAACTCGGCAGCGTTATTTTGGATTTTATCGTAGGCGTGTTTCAGCCGCTGATTCCGGCGATTGCCGGGGCCGGGATGTTAAAATCGTTGTTGCTGCTGCTCGGATTAATGAATGTTTTGGATCCGGACGGCCACACTTATAAAATCTTGGTGCAAATTGGCGACGCGGCGCTGTACTTTCTTCCATTACTAGTGGCCGTTACCACCGCCAACAAACTGAAAGTAAATACTTTGGTGGCCCTGGCTGCCGTCGGCGCTTTGCTGCTGCCGAACATGACGGCCATGCTCGGGGAAGGCGCCCAGTTGTTCGGCCTTCAGATCAAAAGCATCGCCTACGCCTATCAGGTCTTTCCGGCGATTCTGACCGTATTGCTCTACGCCCAAATGGAGAAATGGTTCACGCGAATTACGCCGAAAGTGATCCGGATCTTTTTTGTCCCGATGATGTCGCTGCTCATTACCGTTCCGGTGTCGTTGCTCGTTTTGGGCCCGCTCGGTTATACGCTCGGCGAAGGTTTCTCAGCTATCATCTTAACCTTGTTCGATAAGGTGGGGTGGATTGCCGTCGCGCTCTTGGCCGCCGTTTTGCCGCTGATGGTGTCCGTCGGCATGCACAAAGCGCTCATTCCTTACGCTCTTTCCGCGATGGGAAGCACCGGTAAGGAATTGCTCTATATGCCTGCTTCGCTGGCCCACAATATCGCCGAAAGCGGGGCCTGCTTCGCCGTTGCGGTGCGGACCAAGGATAAGGCGTTAAGAGCCACGGCCATCTCCGCAGGAATTTCCGCTTTGTTCGGCATCACGGAACCGGCCTTGTACGGGGTCACCCTGCAAAATAAAAAAGTGCTCGGCAGCGTCATGTTCAGTTCGCTGATCGGCGGGGCGTTTACCGGCATTGTCGGCTTGCAGGCTTATGTGCTGGTCGGACCCGGATTAGCCAGTTTATCGATGTTTATCTCGGAAGATTTGCCGCGGAATATCATCAATGCCGTCATCGCGCTTGTTATTTCCTTTGTGGTTGCCTTCGTTTCGGCCTTTATTCTCGGCAAGGACCATAAGGCCAAAGCGGAAGAGCGCCAAGCGGTTAACCAGCTTACCATGGCAAAAGAGTTCAAAAGCCCGGTGATCGGGGACATGATTCCTTTGTCCGAGGTGAAGGATGAGGTCTTTTCCAGCAAAGCGATGGGTGAGGGGGTTGCGGTCATTCCTGCGAAAGGTGAATTGTACGCGCCCGTGGATGGCAAAATTGAAGTCATTTACAGCAGGAACCATGCGATGGCCATGCGTACGGCGAACGGCATCGAGCTGTTGTTCCATGTAGGGATCGATACCGTCCGCTTGCGGGGCAAATATTTTGAGCCTCAGGTGCAGGCTGGAGATGAAGTGAAAGCCGGCGATTTATTGCTGAAGTTCGACCTTGAGAAGATTATTGAAGAAGGCTACGATCCGGTAACCATCGCCATTGTGACCAATAAGGACAAATACGCGGTCGAGGTTGCGGATTTAAAACAGGTGAACCGTCAGGATACATTGATGGTTGTAACCGCTTTAGAAAATTAA